Proteins from one Rhizobium sp. BT04 genomic window:
- a CDS encoding HlyD family secretion protein has product MTIKKLQALNNNTAVETVAEAAPASLDAGKAPRIVEAAAPALEEKPARKRGGRSLLLGATALVLIAAGAYYGHDYWTVGRFHISTDDAYVKADNSTIAPKVSGYLAEVLVMDNETVKAGQPLARIDDRDFKAALDQAKADVAAAEAIVNAKQASLDIQQSTIAAARATLDVDRANETFAEQNNKRYSNLATSGYAPVQTAQQAASQIAAAQAAIVRDSASLDAAIKQVDLLNAELAQAKAALARSQAVQHQAELNLSYATITAPVDGTVGNRTLRVGQYVQAGTQLMSVVPTTSAYVIANYKETQLTDVRAGQPVDIEVDMFPGRTYHGHVDSLAPASGQEFALLPPDNATGNFTKVVQRIPVRIVLDGDAAANGDLRPGMSVQPSIDTKNDRS; this is encoded by the coding sequence ATGACCATCAAGAAGCTGCAAGCCTTGAACAATAATACCGCCGTCGAGACCGTTGCCGAAGCCGCCCCGGCAAGCCTGGATGCCGGCAAGGCGCCGCGCATCGTCGAAGCTGCCGCCCCCGCCCTCGAGGAAAAGCCCGCCCGCAAGCGCGGCGGCCGCTCCCTGCTTCTCGGCGCCACCGCGCTCGTGCTGATCGCCGCCGGCGCCTATTACGGCCATGATTACTGGACGGTCGGCCGCTTCCATATCTCGACCGACGATGCCTATGTGAAGGCTGACAACAGCACGATTGCGCCCAAGGTCTCCGGCTATCTCGCCGAGGTCCTCGTCATGGACAACGAGACCGTCAAGGCCGGTCAGCCGCTTGCCCGCATTGATGACCGCGATTTCAAGGCGGCCCTCGATCAGGCCAAGGCCGATGTCGCCGCCGCGGAAGCCATCGTCAACGCCAAGCAGGCTTCGCTCGATATCCAGCAGTCGACGATTGCCGCCGCTCGCGCGACCCTCGACGTCGATCGCGCCAACGAGACTTTCGCCGAGCAGAACAACAAGCGCTATTCGAACCTTGCCACCAGCGGTTATGCCCCGGTCCAGACCGCGCAACAGGCCGCCTCGCAGATCGCCGCCGCCCAGGCCGCGATCGTCCGCGACAGCGCCTCGCTCGATGCCGCCATCAAGCAGGTCGATCTTCTCAACGCCGAGCTCGCCCAGGCAAAGGCGGCTCTTGCGCGCAGCCAGGCCGTCCAGCACCAGGCCGAGCTCAACCTCTCCTATGCGACGATCACAGCCCCCGTCGACGGCACCGTCGGCAACCGGACGCTGCGCGTCGGTCAATATGTTCAGGCCGGCACCCAGCTGATGTCGGTCGTGCCGACGACATCAGCCTATGTCATCGCCAACTACAAGGAAACCCAGCTGACCGACGTCCGTGCCGGCCAGCCTGTTGATATCGAGGTCGATATGTTCCCCGGCCGCACCTATCACGGCCATGTCGACAGCCTCGCTCCGGCAAGCGGCCAGGAATTCGCGCTGCTGCCGCCCGACAACGCCACCGGCAACTTCACCAAGGTCGTCCAGCGCATCCCGGTCAGGATCGTGCTCGACGGCGACGCCGCCGCAAACGGCGATCTGCGCCCCGGCATGTCGGTCCAGCCGAGCATCGACACCAAGAACGACCGCAGCTAG
- a CDS encoding DHA2 family efflux MFS transporter permease subunit, whose protein sequence is MSTIAATAVAVPQPRAGASTRDWIAVLAGMIGAFMAILNIQITNASLLDIEGGIGTGVDNGAWISTSYLIGEIVVIPLTAYFSNVFSFRRYILVNSVLFPLFSIACAFAHDLGTMIVLRGLQGFAGGVLIPMAFTMVLTKLPKPQQPLGLAIFALSVTFAPAIGPTIGGYLTENYGWQTIFFINAVPSAIMVVALALTLDKQPMQLRLLREGDWAGIVTMAIGLSALQTVLEEGNKEDWFSSPFIVKLSILAVVFLVAFIWIELTVEKPLVKLRLLKQRNFGIGVAVNVLVGVALFGTVYILPQYLGQVQRYNAEQIGNVLAWTGLPQLLLIPLVPMMMKRFDARYIGFLGISIFAISCFMNIMLSADNAGDQFWIPNIVRAIGQALVLTPITAITTAGIAPSDAAAASGLTNMLRNLGGAVGTATLGTVLTKREQFHSNIIGQSVTLGRDEVRNRLDQLTGYFLSHGVSDHAVAAQKAVVALGQVVKRQALIMGFSDTFAVIGMVLAIAAVALLLTQKPRAGGGAGAH, encoded by the coding sequence ATGTCCACCATCGCAGCAACCGCCGTCGCCGTTCCGCAGCCAAGGGCAGGGGCCAGCACCAGGGACTGGATCGCCGTTCTCGCCGGCATGATCGGCGCCTTTATGGCGATCCTCAACATCCAGATCACCAACGCCTCGCTCCTCGACATCGAGGGCGGCATCGGAACCGGCGTCGACAACGGCGCCTGGATCTCGACGTCCTACCTGATCGGCGAGATTGTCGTCATTCCGCTGACGGCCTATTTCAGCAACGTCTTCTCGTTCCGCCGCTATATCCTGGTCAACTCAGTGCTCTTTCCGCTGTTTTCGATCGCCTGCGCCTTCGCCCATGATCTCGGCACGATGATCGTGCTGCGCGGCCTGCAGGGTTTTGCCGGCGGCGTGCTGATCCCGATGGCCTTCACCATGGTGCTGACCAAGCTGCCGAAGCCGCAGCAGCCGCTCGGCCTGGCGATCTTCGCGCTCTCGGTGACCTTCGCCCCGGCGATCGGCCCGACCATCGGCGGTTATCTCACCGAGAACTACGGTTGGCAGACGATCTTCTTCATCAACGCCGTGCCGAGCGCCATCATGGTCGTCGCCCTCGCCCTGACGCTCGACAAGCAGCCGATGCAGCTCCGCCTCCTGAGAGAAGGAGACTGGGCTGGTATCGTCACCATGGCGATCGGCCTCTCGGCATTGCAGACCGTGCTCGAAGAAGGCAACAAGGAGGACTGGTTCTCCTCACCCTTCATCGTCAAGCTCAGCATCCTCGCCGTCGTTTTCCTTGTCGCCTTCATCTGGATCGAGCTGACGGTGGAGAAGCCGCTGGTCAAGCTCCGGCTGCTGAAGCAGCGCAATTTCGGCATCGGCGTTGCGGTCAACGTGCTGGTCGGCGTCGCCCTCTTCGGCACCGTCTATATCCTGCCGCAATATCTCGGTCAGGTGCAGCGCTACAATGCCGAGCAGATCGGCAACGTGCTGGCCTGGACCGGCCTGCCGCAACTGCTGCTGATCCCGCTCGTACCGATGATGATGAAGCGCTTCGATGCGCGTTACATCGGTTTCCTCGGCATCTCGATCTTTGCGATCAGCTGCTTCATGAACATCATGCTGTCGGCCGATAATGCAGGCGACCAGTTCTGGATTCCGAACATCGTCCGCGCCATCGGCCAGGCTCTGGTGCTGACGCCGATCACCGCCATCACCACGGCCGGCATCGCACCTTCGGATGCGGCCGCTGCCTCAGGCCTCACCAACATGCTGCGCAATCTCGGCGGCGCCGTCGGCACTGCAACGCTCGGCACGGTGCTGACCAAACGCGAGCAGTTCCATTCCAACATCATCGGTCAGTCGGTGACGCTCGGCCGCGACGAAGTCCGCAACCGCCTCGACCAGCTGACCGGCTACTTCCTGTCGCACGGCGTCTCCGACCATGCCGTCGCAGCCCAGAAGGCCGTCGTAGCGTTGGGTCAGGTCGTCAAACGCCAGGCTCTGATCATGGGCTTCAGCGATACGTTCGCCGTGATCGGCATGGTTCTTGCCATTGCAGCCGTCGCCCTGCTGCTCACCCAGAAGCCGCGGGCCGGGGGAGGCGCCGGCGCCCACTAA
- a CDS encoding aldose 1-epimerase family protein — protein sequence MPTLIRIGNQDLTVDISPLGAEMQALTSSDGRSWLWTGDAAFWTGRSPILFPIVGKAPDDKIAIDGTVYPMAQHGFARRSEFALAASTETMCRFELTASEATRAVYPFEFQLAVVHAVEDRALTVTAEVTNRDQKPIPFGLGFHSAFAWPLPGAAGRDHIVTLANEGEPALVRLTGGLINPVPLPSPFDAGRLVLDHTMFEQDAMIFPKGAGEGLSYGAEGGPAMQFRFENLPNLALWTKPGAPFLCIEPWHGTAAEAGRSSELSARPSTTILAPGAVARFAFTVEIPQ from the coding sequence ATGCCAACCTTAATCCGGATCGGCAATCAGGACCTCACCGTCGATATCTCTCCCCTCGGCGCCGAGATGCAGGCGCTGACATCAAGCGACGGACGCTCCTGGTTGTGGACGGGCGACGCAGCCTTCTGGACCGGCCGGTCGCCGATCCTGTTTCCGATCGTCGGCAAGGCGCCCGACGACAAGATAGCGATCGACGGCACGGTCTACCCGATGGCCCAGCATGGTTTTGCCCGCCGCAGCGAATTCGCCCTTGCCGCATCCACCGAGACGATGTGCCGGTTCGAACTGACCGCTTCGGAGGCGACCCGTGCGGTCTATCCGTTCGAATTTCAGCTGGCTGTAGTGCATGCGGTCGAGGACCGTGCCTTGACGGTGACGGCGGAGGTCACCAATCGCGATCAGAAGCCGATACCGTTCGGCCTCGGCTTCCATTCGGCTTTCGCCTGGCCACTGCCCGGTGCTGCCGGGCGCGACCATATCGTGACGCTCGCCAATGAAGGCGAGCCGGCGCTTGTGCGGCTGACGGGCGGCCTGATCAACCCGGTGCCTCTGCCCTCACCGTTTGATGCTGGCCGTCTGGTGCTGGATCACACGATGTTCGAACAGGATGCGATGATTTTCCCGAAGGGTGCGGGCGAAGGTTTAAGTTATGGCGCCGAAGGCGGGCCGGCCATGCAGTTCCGTTTCGAAAACCTGCCCAATCTTGCGCTCTGGACCAAGCCGGGTGCGCCCTTCCTCTGCATCGAGCCCTGGCATGGAACGGCTGCGGAAGCTGGAAGGTCGAGCGAGCTGTCGGCGCGGCCATCGACCACGATCCTGGCGCCGGGCGCTGTGGCCCGCTTCGCCTTTACGGTCGAAATTCCGCAATAG
- a CDS encoding DUF6665 family protein, with protein sequence MSVRPPQSFRQSQQDRNGFNVLEYELMSERADSLGRHGLKVEAALAGLKTWTPERQSAEERERLLNEASDAVWAFFIQREICGLRNNRDAIQRYGIPNEVIARLGAVRK encoded by the coding sequence ATGAGCGTTCGTCCGCCGCAGTCCTTCAGACAATCCCAGCAGGATAGAAACGGCTTCAACGTCCTCGAATACGAGCTGATGTCTGAACGCGCCGATTCACTCGGGCGTCACGGGCTGAAGGTGGAGGCAGCGCTCGCCGGCCTGAAGACCTGGACTCCCGAGCGCCAGAGTGCCGAGGAGCGCGAGAGGCTTCTCAATGAAGCATCCGACGCCGTCTGGGCATTCTTCATCCAGCGCGAGATCTGCGGGCTGCGCAACAATCGCGACGCCATCCAGCGCTACGGCATCCCGAATGAAGTGATCGCAAGATTGGGCGCGGTCCGAAAATAG
- a CDS encoding ABC-F family ATP-binding cassette domain-containing protein has protein sequence MIRIENISKQLSHRILFIEASAALNRGEKIGLVGPNGAGKTTIFRMINGEEQPDEGQVSCEKGVTIGYFNQDVGEMAGHSAVAEVMNGAGPVSIVAAELRELEAAMADPERAGEMEEIIERYGEVQARYEELDGYALEGRAREVLAGLSFSQEMMDGDVGALSGGWKMRVALARILLARPDVMLLDEPSNHLDLESLIWLEEFLKGYEGALLMTSHDREFMNRIVNKIIEIDAGTLTAYSGDYEFYEQQRAQNEKQQLAQFERQQAMLAKEIKFIERFKARASHASQVQSRVKKLEKIDRVEPPKRRQSVAFEFQPAPRSGEDVVSLKNVHKKYGSRSIYEGLDFMVRRRERWCIMGINGAGKSTLLKLVTGTAEPDEGSVALGASVKMGYFAQHAMDILDGEHTVFQSLEDRFPQAGQGPLRALAGCFGFSGDDVEKRCRVLSGGEKARLVMAMMLFDPPNLLVLDEPTNHLDLDTKEMLIKALSQYEGTMLFVSHDRHFLAALSNRVLELTPDGIHQYGGGYTEYVARTGQEAPGLRS, from the coding sequence ATGATTCGTATCGAAAATATCAGCAAGCAGCTCAGCCACAGGATCCTCTTCATCGAGGCATCAGCAGCCCTTAACAGAGGCGAGAAGATCGGTCTTGTCGGCCCGAACGGCGCCGGCAAGACGACGATCTTCCGGATGATCAATGGCGAGGAGCAGCCCGACGAGGGTCAGGTCTCCTGCGAAAAGGGCGTTACCATCGGCTACTTCAACCAGGACGTCGGCGAGATGGCGGGCCACAGCGCCGTTGCCGAGGTGATGAATGGCGCCGGTCCGGTCAGCATCGTTGCCGCCGAACTGCGGGAGCTGGAAGCCGCTATGGCTGACCCCGAGAGGGCCGGCGAGATGGAGGAGATCATCGAGCGCTACGGCGAAGTGCAGGCGCGCTACGAGGAGCTGGACGGCTATGCGCTCGAAGGCCGCGCCCGCGAAGTGCTCGCGGGCTTAAGCTTCAGCCAGGAGATGATGGACGGCGACGTCGGAGCGCTGTCGGGCGGCTGGAAGATGCGTGTGGCGCTCGCCCGCATTCTGCTGGCGCGTCCCGACGTCATGCTGCTCGACGAACCGAGCAACCATCTGGATCTCGAAAGCCTGATCTGGCTGGAGGAGTTCCTGAAGGGCTATGAAGGCGCGCTGCTGATGACCTCGCACGACCGCGAATTCATGAACCGCATCGTCAACAAGATCATCGAGATCGATGCCGGCACGCTGACGGCCTATTCCGGCGACTACGAATTTTATGAGCAACAGCGGGCGCAAAACGAAAAGCAGCAGCTGGCCCAGTTCGAGCGTCAGCAAGCGATGCTCGCCAAGGAAATCAAGTTCATCGAGCGGTTCAAGGCGCGCGCCTCACATGCCTCGCAGGTGCAGAGCCGCGTGAAGAAATTGGAGAAGATCGACCGGGTCGAGCCGCCCAAGCGCCGGCAGTCGGTCGCCTTCGAATTCCAGCCGGCGCCGCGCTCCGGCGAGGATGTGGTCAGCCTGAAGAACGTGCACAAGAAATACGGCAGCCGAAGCATCTATGAGGGGCTGGACTTCATGGTGCGGCGCCGGGAGCGCTGGTGCATTATGGGTATCAACGGCGCCGGCAAGTCGACGCTGCTGAAGCTGGTGACCGGCACCGCCGAGCCTGACGAAGGCAGTGTCGCGCTCGGCGCCAGCGTCAAGATGGGTTACTTCGCCCAGCACGCCATGGATATTCTCGACGGTGAGCACACCGTCTTCCAATCGCTGGAAGACCGGTTTCCCCAGGCGGGGCAGGGGCCGTTGCGGGCGCTCGCCGGATGTTTCGGCTTTTCCGGCGACGATGTCGAAAAGCGGTGCCGTGTGCTTTCGGGCGGCGAGAAGGCGCGCCTCGTCATGGCGATGATGCTGTTCGACCCGCCGAACCTGCTCGTGCTCGACGAACCGACGAACCATCTCGACCTCGACACCAAGGAGATGCTGATCAAGGCGCTGTCGCAATATGAGGGCACCATGCTGTTCGTCTCGCACGACCGGCATTTCCTGGCGGCACTTTCCAACCGGGTGCTGGAACTGACGCCCGACGGCATCCATCAATATGGCGGCGGCTATACCGAATATGTGGCGCGCACCGGCCAGGAGGCGCCCGGCCTGCGAAGCTGA
- a CDS encoding VOC family protein produces MPMQLDRIEVVTLFVDDIDEAKAFYRKVFAPDVVYQDAVSSVLKFSGTMVNLLDAAQAAQLVEPSAVSSPGAGARVLLTIKVDDVDAVCTELRTLGVTLLNGPVDRPWGRRTAAFADPSGHVWEVAEELR; encoded by the coding sequence ATGCCCATGCAGTTGGATCGGATCGAAGTCGTCACCCTGTTCGTCGATGATATCGACGAGGCCAAAGCGTTCTACCGAAAGGTCTTTGCGCCTGACGTCGTCTATCAGGACGCGGTATCCTCTGTCCTGAAATTCTCGGGAACGATGGTCAACCTGCTGGATGCGGCGCAGGCGGCTCAGCTGGTCGAGCCATCCGCGGTGTCATCCCCCGGTGCGGGCGCACGCGTCCTGCTGACGATCAAGGTCGATGACGTCGATGCGGTTTGCACCGAACTGCGCACACTCGGGGTCACGCTGCTCAATGGTCCGGTCGATCGTCCATGGGGCCGCCGCACGGCAGCCTTTGCGGATCCGTCGGGCCATGTCTGGGAGGTCGCGGAGGAATTACGCTAA
- a CDS encoding DUF1328 domain-containing protein: MLYYALVFLVVALIAGVLGFGGIAGASASIAQVLFFIFLVLFVVSLVMRLMRKV, encoded by the coding sequence ATGCTTTATTACGCTCTGGTGTTTCTCGTTGTGGCCTTGATTGCCGGTGTCCTCGGATTTGGCGGCATCGCAGGGGCTTCAGCTTCCATCGCCCAGGTTCTGTTCTTCATTTTCCTGGTGCTGTTCGTCGTGTCGCTCGTCATGAGACTGATGCGAAAAGTATAG
- a CDS encoding DUF992 domain-containing protein, which produces MNKTFATAFAAVSLSLIGAGAVNAADPVTRTYEEPDLRNGVKIGYLTCDIGGGTGYVLGSSKEADCIFQSTVGNELSDRYTGEVRKLGIDLGFTTRSRLIWAVFAPTAGYHRGSLAGLYVGATAEATLGAGVGANLLVGGTSGSIHLQTVSLTGQLGLNVAAGSASMTLTAAN; this is translated from the coding sequence ATGAATAAGACTTTTGCGACCGCATTTGCCGCGGTATCGTTGAGCCTCATCGGCGCGGGGGCGGTCAATGCCGCCGACCCCGTCACCAGGACATATGAAGAGCCGGACCTGCGCAATGGCGTGAAGATCGGCTACCTCACCTGCGATATCGGCGGCGGCACGGGTTACGTGCTCGGTTCCTCCAAAGAGGCCGACTGCATCTTCCAGTCGACCGTCGGCAACGAACTTTCGGATCGTTATACGGGCGAAGTGAGAAAGCTCGGCATCGACCTTGGCTTCACCACGCGCAGCCGGCTGATCTGGGCGGTGTTCGCGCCGACCGCTGGCTATCACCGCGGCTCGCTCGCCGGTCTCTATGTCGGCGCTACCGCTGAAGCGACGCTCGGCGCCGGTGTCGGCGCCAATCTCCTGGTTGGCGGCACCTCCGGCTCGATCCATCTGCAGACGGTCAGCCTGACCGGTCAACTCGGCCTCAACGTTGCGGCCGGTAGCGCCTCGATGACGCTCACGGCAGCGAATTGA
- a CDS encoding GNAT family N-acetyltransferase, with protein MPKPDHDMMDIRMATPSEDEILVGHYLKIWDSYGTPPGHYRPDAAAQILSFIRSGREERRLASFLAIVDGDIAGSASCQLHQSPFPEVIQPEQRLHGYIWSVYVADAFRRRGIALKLTNKAVDYLKSIGCTTAVIHASDAGEHVYLAAGFELAKEMRLKFSAE; from the coding sequence ATGCCCAAGCCGGATCACGACATGATGGATATTCGAATGGCAACGCCCAGCGAGGACGAGATCCTGGTTGGGCACTATCTGAAAATCTGGGACAGCTACGGCACACCACCGGGACACTACAGGCCTGATGCGGCGGCGCAGATCTTGTCTTTCATCAGAAGCGGTCGCGAAGAGCGCCGCTTGGCTTCGTTCCTTGCCATCGTCGACGGGGACATCGCCGGTTCCGCATCCTGCCAACTGCACCAATCGCCGTTTCCGGAGGTCATCCAGCCGGAACAGCGGCTGCACGGTTACATCTGGTCCGTCTATGTTGCCGACGCCTTCCGCCGGCGCGGCATCGCACTGAAGTTGACCAACAAGGCTGTCGACTATCTGAAATCAATCGGCTGTACGACTGCTGTCATTCATGCCTCCGATGCCGGCGAACACGTCTATCTGGCCGCTGGTTTCGAACTGGCGAAGGAAATGCGCCTGAAGTTTTCGGCGGAGTAG
- a CDS encoding LysR family transcriptional regulator: protein MVHSSPVLPPLDTLETFARAARLGSFSAAAEESGITHGAVSRQVSRLERWMGVRLFAREARGVRLTPEGMRFFARAEEALTLLGNSGERWLPRRNKAVVRLSVTPSVASLWLFQRLPKLEGNELHVELTLEHRLADFGEGTDLAIRCGKGPWAGVRALPLWQEKSFPIAAPALAERLGQRSDALSLLDLPILHDSNIEGWRRWLSGEGVDYIPRGHDRRFEDYNLVIDACAQGLGIALARPPLSDAAMATGRVVAVSERTLDYHVAFHLIRPDEALRSPAIEFASRFLREAGHDEATIATFIAPGRAKA, encoded by the coding sequence ATGGTTCACAGCTCGCCAGTTCTTCCGCCGCTCGATACGCTCGAGACCTTTGCCCGCGCCGCCCGGCTGGGATCATTTTCCGCCGCGGCCGAGGAAAGCGGCATCACCCACGGCGCAGTGTCGCGGCAGGTCTCGCGCTTGGAGCGCTGGATGGGCGTGCGCCTGTTTGCGCGCGAAGCCCGAGGCGTGCGCCTGACGCCGGAAGGCATGCGGTTTTTCGCGCGGGCGGAAGAAGCACTTACGCTGCTCGGCAATAGCGGCGAACGCTGGCTGCCTCGCCGCAACAAGGCGGTGGTGCGCCTTTCGGTGACGCCCTCTGTCGCCTCTCTATGGCTGTTTCAACGCCTGCCGAAGCTCGAAGGAAACGAGCTGCATGTCGAGCTGACGCTCGAACACCGGCTGGCGGATTTCGGCGAAGGCACGGATCTTGCCATTCGCTGCGGCAAGGGACCATGGGCCGGCGTGCGCGCCCTGCCGCTCTGGCAGGAGAAGTCGTTTCCGATCGCCGCCCCTGCGCTGGCGGAGCGGCTCGGGCAGCGTTCCGATGCCTTGTCGCTGCTCGATCTGCCGATCCTGCACGATTCGAATATTGAAGGCTGGCGGCGCTGGCTCTCCGGTGAGGGCGTCGACTATATACCGCGCGGCCACGATCGGCGCTTCGAAGACTACAATCTGGTGATCGATGCCTGCGCCCAGGGCCTTGGGATCGCACTTGCGCGACCGCCGCTATCGGATGCCGCGATGGCCACCGGACGCGTTGTCGCTGTATCGGAGCGGACGCTCGATTACCATGTGGCCTTTCACCTGATTAGACCGGACGAGGCCCTCAGAAGCCCTGCCATCGAATTCGCCAGCCGCTTCCTGCGCGAAGCCGGCCATGACGAGGCGACGATCGCTACTTTTATAGCACCCGGCCGAGCGAAAGCGTAG
- a CDS encoding DMT family transporter: MEAKMSMAASVPVSRKQQGGFDLVAFGAIVVTILSWASSFVVIRICLGPLTPIELATARYVAAGAIALVYLVIYRPMPEKRDFFRLSVAAVLFIAAYAVLLNTGEQTVAAGPASFIINTMPVFTALIATFALGERFGRWGWVGTAVSFGGVALIAVASDGGFKLDPNAVLILGAALCSAIASVLQKPLLGRLPALAVTAWILLIGSVPLFPAVPATIQALAAAPAEVNWGVAYLVIFPTAIGYLTWAIALKRLTAARASNFLYGVPPVATLIGFVWLGETPTALGAIGGVMAILGVLFVNVMRNR; encoded by the coding sequence ATGGAGGCGAAAATGAGCATGGCGGCAAGCGTACCGGTTTCGAGGAAACAGCAAGGCGGGTTCGATTTGGTGGCCTTTGGGGCGATCGTCGTCACCATCCTCTCCTGGGCTTCCTCCTTCGTGGTGATCCGCATCTGTCTCGGACCACTGACGCCGATCGAGTTGGCGACGGCGCGCTATGTGGCAGCCGGCGCCATCGCCCTCGTCTATCTCGTCATCTATCGGCCGATGCCGGAAAAACGCGATTTTTTCCGCCTCTCCGTTGCCGCCGTGCTCTTCATCGCCGCCTATGCGGTTCTGCTGAACACCGGCGAGCAGACCGTAGCGGCAGGACCGGCGAGCTTCATCATCAACACCATGCCCGTCTTCACCGCCCTCATTGCCACATTCGCGCTCGGCGAGCGCTTCGGCCGCTGGGGCTGGGTGGGCACCGCGGTTTCCTTCGGCGGCGTGGCGCTGATTGCGGTCGCCTCCGACGGCGGCTTCAAGCTCGATCCGAATGCCGTCCTCATCCTTGGCGCAGCGCTCTGCTCGGCGATCGCCAGCGTGCTGCAGAAGCCGCTGCTCGGACGGTTGCCGGCGCTTGCCGTCACTGCCTGGATCCTGCTCATCGGTTCCGTGCCACTGTTTCCGGCCGTCCCGGCGACGATTCAGGCGCTGGCCGCCGCACCGGCGGAGGTCAACTGGGGCGTTGCCTATCTCGTTATCTTCCCGACCGCGATCGGCTACCTCACCTGGGCGATCGCCCTGAAGCGGCTGACGGCCGCCCGCGCCTCGAATTTCCTCTATGGCGTTCCGCCGGTCGCTACGCTGATCGGGTTCGTCTGGCTGGGCGAAACGCCGACGGCGCTCGGCGCAATCGGTGGCGTCATGGCAATCCTCGGCGTGCTGTTCGTCAACGTCATGCGGAATCGGTAG
- a CDS encoding DeoR/GlpR family DNA-binding transcription regulator encodes MFLTDRQIEIVAIAKSSGRVLVEELASRFSVTPQTIRKDLNDLCDAQVLTRIHGGATFPSGTENVKYEARRQIAASEKQAIGIAAVELIPSGASLFINIGTTTEAVGEALANHHELMVITNNINVANRLRLFPAIEVVIAGGVVRGSDGGIVGEAAVDFIRQFKVDYAVIGASAIDIDGALLDYDFREVKVAQAIIANARHVILVADSTKFERTAPVRIGQLSQVHTFITDHCPVSSIRNLCLENNVKLIETNGRSR; translated from the coding sequence ATGTTCTTGACCGACCGGCAAATTGAAATCGTCGCGATTGCGAAATCGAGCGGCAGGGTTCTGGTCGAGGAGCTCGCCTCCCGCTTTTCGGTGACGCCGCAGACAATCCGCAAGGACCTGAACGATCTCTGCGATGCGCAGGTACTGACACGCATCCATGGCGGCGCAACATTTCCGAGCGGGACGGAGAACGTCAAATACGAGGCGCGCCGCCAGATCGCCGCTTCCGAGAAACAGGCAATCGGCATTGCGGCCGTCGAGCTCATCCCGAGCGGTGCCTCGCTCTTCATCAATATCGGAACGACGACCGAGGCGGTGGGCGAGGCGCTCGCCAACCATCACGAGCTGATGGTGATTACCAACAATATAAATGTTGCCAATAGGTTGCGTCTTTTTCCGGCAATCGAGGTCGTCATTGCCGGCGGCGTCGTGCGCGGTTCGGACGGCGGGATCGTCGGCGAGGCGGCCGTCGATTTCATCCGCCAGTTCAAGGTCGATTACGCTGTGATCGGCGCTTCGGCTATCGACATCGACGGCGCGCTTCTCGATTATGATTTTCGCGAAGTGAAGGTCGCTCAAGCAATCATCGCCAATGCGCGACATGTCATTCTCGTTGCCGATTCGACAAAGTTCGAACGTACCGCACCGGTCAGGATCGGCCAGCTTTCCCAGGTTCATACCTTCATCACCGACCACTGTCCGGTGTCGTCGATCCGCAATCTCTGCCTCGAAAACAATGTGAAACTGATCGAAACGAATGGCCGATCCCGTTAG